The following coding sequences lie in one Treponema primitia ZAS-1 genomic window:
- a CDS encoding glycoside hydrolase family 57 protein gives MSNCRVISLVLDLHKPFVRHPEIDQAQEERWFFEALSDTYLPLLQVFDRLDAEHIPFKIALSLSPTLCHMLRDEYLLERYLKYVDRQIEFGVRELERTAGEDEIHRLALNFYNQAVDKRVLFTERYEGNILRGFDHHQRKGRVELLTTAATHAFLPLYSDYPEAIQAQFETAIASHRILFSKNPHGFWLPELGWSPEIDRYLRAYNFSYTIVDTHGLCFEDRPESRGSFYPVKTPAGVFILARDFYASRELEAAKIACHMDPLYRDYHRDAGFELPTEALSSFLEANGARKATGYKYWAVGNKQIYDPQKALEKVKAAASSFLDARISRLNSAVEYMDGCPISLCAFNADLFGRFWYEGPAFIEALYREGAHREGLQFMTPAEYLYKQDASGFRTAMPEFSSWGVNGYGEMWLDASNDWLYRHALRSLERMIELAERFPDDTGLKERALNQAAREILLVQCSDWPKMLYKQENTDYARNQAEAALRNFTTIYESLGSNYISTEWLTSLERRHNIFPTINYRVFRHKR, from the coding sequence ATGAGTAATTGCCGGGTCATTTCTTTGGTATTGGACCTTCATAAGCCCTTTGTCAGGCATCCTGAAATAGATCAGGCCCAGGAAGAGCGGTGGTTTTTCGAGGCTCTTTCCGATACCTATCTGCCCCTGTTGCAGGTCTTTGACCGCCTGGATGCGGAGCATATCCCCTTCAAGATTGCCCTGTCCCTGTCTCCAACCCTCTGCCATATGCTGCGGGATGAATACCTCCTGGAACGGTACCTGAAATACGTGGACCGGCAGATTGAATTCGGCGTTCGGGAACTGGAAAGAACCGCCGGGGAAGATGAAATACACCGTCTGGCCCTGAATTTTTACAACCAGGCGGTGGATAAGCGGGTCCTTTTTACGGAACGTTACGAGGGGAACATCCTGCGGGGTTTCGATCATCACCAGCGGAAAGGCCGGGTGGAACTGCTAACCACCGCCGCTACCCATGCTTTTCTGCCCCTCTACTCGGACTATCCCGAGGCGATCCAGGCTCAGTTCGAGACCGCCATCGCCTCCCACCGTATTCTTTTCAGCAAGAATCCCCATGGGTTCTGGCTTCCGGAGCTCGGCTGGTCTCCGGAAATTGACCGGTACCTGCGGGCCTATAATTTCAGCTATACCATCGTGGATACCCATGGCCTCTGCTTTGAGGATCGCCCGGAATCCCGGGGGAGTTTCTATCCCGTCAAAACCCCCGCCGGGGTATTTATCCTGGCCAGGGATTTTTATGCCAGCCGGGAACTGGAGGCGGCCAAGATTGCCTGCCATATGGATCCCCTATACCGCGACTATCACCGGGATGCGGGGTTTGAACTTCCTACGGAGGCGCTCAGCTCCTTCCTGGAAGCCAACGGCGCCCGGAAAGCGACCGGGTATAAGTACTGGGCGGTGGGAAATAAACAAATCTATGATCCCCAAAAAGCGCTGGAAAAGGTGAAAGCCGCCGCCTCGTCCTTCCTGGATGCCCGTATTTCCCGGCTCAATTCCGCGGTGGAATACATGGACGGCTGCCCCATAAGCCTCTGCGCCTTTAACGCCGATCTCTTCGGCCGTTTCTGGTACGAGGGGCCGGCATTTATCGAAGCCCTGTACCGGGAGGGGGCGCATCGCGAGGGGCTTCAGTTTATGACCCCCGCGGAATACCTTTACAAACAGGACGCCTCCGGCTTCCGGACTGCCATGCCGGAGTTTTCGTCCTGGGGGGTCAACGGCTACGGGGAAATGTGGCTGGACGCCTCCAACGATTGGCTCTACCGCCACGCCCTGCGTTCCTTGGAACGGATGATAGAGCTGGCGGAACGTTTCCCCGACGATACGGGGCTCAAGGAACGGGCCCTGAACCAAGCTGCCCGGGAGATACTCCTGGTCCAGTGTTCCGACTGGCCGAAAATGCTCTACAAGCAGGAAAACACCGACTATGCCCGGAATCAGGCTGAGGCGGCGCTGCGGAATTTTACCACCATCTACGAATCCCTGGGGAGCAATTATATCAGCACCGAATGGCTTACCAGCCTGGAACGGCGCCACAATATCTTCCCCACCATCAATTACCGGGTTTTTCGCCATAAACGCTAA
- a CDS encoding biotin transporter BioY yields the protein MMNQNASSSASRKTISGITLIALFAALTAAGTFISIPLPFSPIPVVLQNLFTILAGLVLGPIGGSLAVALYLLAGALGAPVFAGASGGFARFLGPTGGYLLGYLLSALIAGLIAGRPRTTKPAPGWKIILATILGLLSVYIPGILRLKQLMNLSWPEVFIAGGLPFLAGDAVKGIVAAAIAPRLRRIIAELL from the coding sequence ATGATGAATCAAAATGCCAGCTCTTCCGCGAGCCGAAAAACAATCAGCGGAATCACCCTTATCGCCCTTTTTGCGGCCCTCACCGCAGCGGGGACCTTTATATCGATCCCCCTGCCCTTCTCCCCGATACCGGTGGTACTGCAGAACCTCTTTACCATCCTTGCCGGGCTGGTCCTGGGGCCCATAGGCGGAAGCCTTGCGGTGGCTCTGTATCTTTTAGCCGGAGCTCTGGGCGCGCCGGTATTCGCCGGGGCTTCCGGGGGCTTCGCCCGTTTTCTCGGTCCCACCGGGGGTTACCTCCTGGGTTACCTGCTTTCGGCCCTTATTGCGGGGCTCATCGCAGGCCGGCCCCGGACTACAAAACCAGCCCCTGGCTGGAAGATCATCCTGGCGACCATCCTGGGACTCCTTTCGGTCTATATTCCCGGCATACTCCGGCTTAAACAGCTTATGAACCTCAGCTGGCCCGAGGTCTTTATAGCAGGCGGCCTCCCCTTCCTGGCGGGAGACGCCGTAAAAGGAATTGTTGCGGCGGCCATCGCCCCCAGGCTGCGTCGAATTATCGCGGAACTGCTCTAG
- a CDS encoding DUF362 domain-containing protein codes for MAYKISDACVNCGSCESECPSEAISEKDNFRWIDPGKCVDCGSCAAACPTDAIAAE; via the coding sequence ATGGCGTATAAGATCAGTGACGCGTGTGTGAACTGTGGATCCTGTGAAAGTGAATGTCCCTCGGAGGCCATCTCCGAAAAAGACAATTTCCGCTGGATCGATCCCGGCAAATGTGTAGATTGCGGTTCCTGTGCCGCAGCCTGTCCTACCGATGCAATTGCGGCTGAATAA
- a CDS encoding energy-coupling factor transporter transmembrane component T family protein translates to MAVKHRPIRRPVPYAYRPGNSILHRLPGGLKLLGLFLVSTLSFIFGLSALGLGTLLVIAASLAAKIRPWELLRGIRPLLVMALMVGLCRSVGLDPERESVVFLNTEGLEASIIFGWGIILAFCAASLFFSVTTMTEIKDSLDHLHLRRLSLGISLMLGFLPRFFTVWESAELAYRARCGKKGLTQLLTLIPLVMERMIVSAGETASALESRGCLL, encoded by the coding sequence ATGGCTGTAAAACACCGGCCCATACGCCGGCCCGTCCCCTACGCGTACCGCCCGGGTAACAGCATACTCCACCGGCTTCCCGGGGGGCTCAAGCTCCTGGGCCTGTTCCTGGTATCCACCCTCAGCTTCATCTTCGGCCTCTCCGCCCTGGGATTGGGGACCCTCCTGGTAATAGCCGCTTCCCTGGCCGCGAAGATACGCCCCTGGGAACTGCTCCGGGGTATCCGCCCCCTCCTGGTAATGGCGCTCATGGTCGGGCTTTGCCGGTCCGTCGGCCTGGACCCGGAGCGGGAAAGCGTGGTTTTTCTCAACACCGAGGGCCTTGAGGCAAGCATTATCTTCGGCTGGGGGATCATCCTCGCCTTCTGCGCAGCATCCCTGTTTTTTTCCGTGACCACCATGACGGAAATCAAGGATTCCCTGGACCACCTGCATCTTAGGCGCCTCAGCCTGGGTATTTCCCTGATGCTGGGTTTCCTCCCCCGGTTCTTCACGGTCTGGGAAAGTGCGGAACTCGCCTACCGGGCCCGATGCGGGAAAAAAGGCCTTACCCAGCTTCTTACCCTAATCCCCCTGGTGATGGAAAGGATGATAGTAAGCGCCGGGGAAACCGCATCTGCCCTGGAATCCCGGGGGTGTTTGTTGTAA
- a CDS encoding energy-coupling factor ABC transporter ATP-binding protein produces MNPLFSISNLVKTFSPGGETGVRALSGVSLEIREGEFLLISGANGSGKTVLMLILAGLMDPDGGELLFRGQALNTAMGELRRHLGLVFQDADAQMVGETVAEDIAFGPKNLGLSKAEVEERVQNALTALGLEHKRDRPPRNLSGGEKRRLAVAGILAMGCQTIIMDEPFANLDWPGVVQVLEIIRQLKQEGKTVILLTHELEKVLAFADRLVILDRGIIREDGNPAEVLDRLKDEYGVRDPRKSYATVADCTWL; encoded by the coding sequence ATGAATCCCCTTTTCTCCATTTCCAATCTGGTCAAAACCTTTTCACCCGGGGGGGAAACCGGAGTACGTGCGCTCTCCGGGGTAAGTTTGGAGATCCGTGAGGGTGAATTCCTCCTGATCTCCGGGGCCAACGGTTCGGGAAAAACCGTTTTGATGCTGATCCTAGCGGGGCTCATGGATCCCGATGGGGGGGAACTCCTCTTCCGGGGACAAGCGCTCAACACCGCCATGGGCGAGCTTCGGCGGCATCTGGGCCTGGTTTTTCAGGATGCGGACGCCCAGATGGTTGGGGAAACCGTGGCGGAGGATATCGCCTTTGGGCCTAAAAACCTGGGGCTTTCCAAGGCCGAAGTTGAAGAGCGGGTACAAAACGCCCTGACAGCCCTGGGTCTGGAACATAAGCGGGACCGGCCCCCGCGAAACCTTTCGGGTGGTGAAAAACGGCGCCTTGCCGTGGCGGGTATCCTGGCCATGGGCTGCCAAACCATTATCATGGACGAACCCTTCGCCAACCTCGACTGGCCCGGGGTGGTCCAGGTGCTGGAAATAATCCGGCAGCTTAAACAGGAGGGCAAAACGGTGATCCTCCTGACCCACGAACTGGAGAAGGTCCTGGCCTTTGCGGACCGGCTGGTAATCCTCGACCGGGGAATCATCCGGGAAGACGGCAACCCCGCCGAAGTTCTGGACCGGCTGAAGGATGAATACGGCGTGCGGGACCCCCGGAAAAGCTACGCAACCGTGGCGGACTGCACATGGCTGTAA
- a CDS encoding M23 family metallopeptidase yields MQLRLNKRGFRYKRQGVTLAFFFAQTVSIIFLLSAPQIPAQETPPFPEISRLDSSDTAFRQYAADVEAARLRIHNRERTGEEAESLAGVLTVYAYNPGPRDDAFTLAARCNIPYAALATLNHIPHPDSFIGAPTLLLPSMYGIFIPEKPETDLELLLFTGRAQEEGIPITVTRNNGTERFLFIPGADFSPTERAFFLNTGFRYPLRTYRLSSPFGPRVNPVTGNFRVHQGLDLAAPEGTEVYAARDGEVIEMDTDPIYGNYIIIRHGETWASLYGHLSKFEVALRSHVRSGTLIGRVGSTGQSTGPHLHFELRQNGRAQDPGRLLFTK; encoded by the coding sequence ATGCAATTGCGGCTGAATAAGCGCGGATTCCGGTATAAAAGGCAAGGGGTAACCCTTGCCTTTTTTTTCGCCCAAACGGTTTCTATCATCTTCCTCCTCTCCGCCCCCCAGATTCCGGCCCAGGAGACGCCGCCTTTCCCGGAGATTTCCCGGCTGGATAGTTCCGATACGGCCTTTCGGCAGTACGCTGCGGATGTAGAAGCCGCCCGGCTGCGGATCCACAACCGGGAACGCACCGGAGAAGAGGCGGAGTCCCTGGCAGGGGTACTTACGGTATACGCCTACAACCCCGGACCCAGGGACGACGCCTTTACCCTGGCGGCCCGCTGCAATATCCCCTACGCAGCCCTGGCCACCCTCAACCACATACCCCACCCGGATAGCTTTATCGGGGCGCCGACCCTGCTCCTCCCTTCCATGTACGGTATCTTCATACCCGAAAAGCCCGAAACGGACCTGGAATTGCTGCTCTTTACCGGAAGGGCTCAAGAGGAGGGGATTCCCATCACGGTAACCAGAAACAACGGAACCGAGCGTTTCCTCTTTATCCCCGGAGCGGATTTTTCCCCCACCGAGCGGGCCTTTTTTCTGAACACCGGTTTCCGCTACCCCCTGCGGACCTACCGGCTCAGCAGCCCCTTCGGCCCCCGGGTAAACCCCGTTACGGGCAATTTCAGGGTACACCAGGGGCTGGATTTGGCAGCCCCCGAAGGAACCGAGGTATACGCCGCCCGGGATGGGGAGGTGATCGAAATGGATACGGACCCCATTTACGGTAACTATATTATTATCCGTCATGGGGAAACCTGGGCCAGCCTCTATGGGCATCTATCAAAATTTGAAGTAGCCTTGCGAAGTCACGTCCGATCCGGTACTCTTATAGGAAGAGTCGGTTCAACCGGTCAGTCAACAGGACCTCATCTGCACTTTGAATTGCGGCAAAATGGGAGAGCTCAGGATCCCGGGAGACTGTTATTTACAAAATGA